A genomic region of Besnoitia besnoiti strain Bb-Ger1 chromosome Unknown contig00129, whole genome shotgun sequence contains the following coding sequences:
- a CDS encoding uncharacterized protein (encoded by transcript BESB_022150), translating into MVMKSTRELGSETIATYNVDNNDTWPSYDLYVLNACFVTEDMRIFEKPTFVYKLYEYHDIHFGSRLLNVSLYGIHGSDSCWLGTCLVTG; encoded by the exons atggtcatgaaaagcacaagagaacttggatccg agacgatagctacttataatgttgataataacgatacatggcctagctatgatctttatgttcttaatgcctgctttgttacggaggatatg cgtatatttgaaaaaccaacatttgtatacaaactgtacgaatatcatgacattcactttggtagtcgccttcttaatgttagtctgtacggaatacacggatcggattcttgttggcttggcacctgtttagtaactggatga